The Brassica rapa cultivar Chiifu-401-42 chromosome A10, CAAS_Brap_v3.01, whole genome shotgun sequence genome segment GAGGAAGTTGAGCAGAAGAGCCGCTCTCAACGATCTGAGGAGATTTTGAAATATAGATTAGATAATGGATTGATCTGCAGGCAAGTTCCTGTGAAAGAAACTAATGAACTTATCCGTGGAGAGGTAAATGTGACTTCTCTTGCCTCTCTCATATTCTTTTCCTAGCAAGGGTTCGCATTTATCTTTATTGTTTGATTTGTTTTCAGGATGAAGATGGTAACAAGATGATCAATGAGTACGTTCGCGTGTGTAAAATTGGAGCCGGTAGCTATGGTAAAGTGGTAAGTGTGAAACTCATTTACAGTACTATCTAATTCAAAATCATCCAATAACTTTAGTTATTTTCTGGCATCTACAACAGGTTTTATATCGAAGCACTGTTGATGGCAAGGATTATGCTATCAAGGTAAGTTATTGTGTTCTTTCTCTCCTCTCgtgaaaccttttttttttgtttagttgacGTTTGTGATGTTATATTCTTCAATATATTTAGTTTGAACACTTAATAGGGGTTCAAGATCTCTGACATATTTTGATATAATACTTGGGTTTCCAGGCGTTTCACAAGTCGCATTTGATAAGGTTAAGGGTGGCACCTTCAGAGACTGCTATGAGTGATGTTCTTCGTGAGGTATCATGCGTTGCAGTTCCATTGGTTTCGTTTTAGAGAAGTTGTATTTAGGCTTCTTTTATCTCAATAACTTTCAGGTTATGATTATGAAAATTTTGGAGCATCCTAACATTGTTAATCTCATTGAGGTGATAGATGACCCAGAAACTGATCATTTTTACATGGGTACTCTcatttttctcttctcttttttgcTTGTTTTGTTTAGCATCTTTATCTTATAATGTCTGTCTTTCTGGTTTCACCCAGTTCTCGAATACATTGATGGAAAATGGGTTTATGACGGCTCTGGACCGCCGGGTGCACTCGGGGAGAAAACGGCTAGAAAGTATTTGCGGGATATAGTTGCTGGCCTCATGTACCTTCATGCTCATGTATTATCTTCTTTGTTTAGCAATTATTCTCTCGATTCATGGTTCATCACCTAATGTCttaatactattatataaaCAGAATGTGATTCACGGGGACATTAAACCCGACAATCTACTGGTTACTAGCAGCGGCACAGTGAAGATAGGAGATTTCAGTGTCAGCCAAGTATTCAAGGTAATAAAAATGACTCATTTTAATCCTTGATCTTCATCAATACATGATATGTATAATCCAATTGGTTGTTATTAcaggatgatgatgatcaacTGCGTCGATCTCCGGGGACTCCAGTCTTTACTGCTCCAGAATGTTGTTTAGGTCAGCTTCCTTACTAATCTCTTTAAGCTTGGTCCTTAGTCATTATGTGTGTGAAGAGAGAATAAGCGAATATGTTTTGTACTTCGGAAATTAGTGTCAGGGGTAACGTATAGTGGGAGAGCTGCGGATACATGGGCAGTGGGAGTAACTTTGTATCATATGATATTGGGACAATACCCGTTTCTTGCTGATACTCTTCAGGACACCTACGACAAGGTAAGGGTTTTTGCCTCTGACCAATGCTTTTCTTGAGTCTCAAGGAATGTTTTTGAAGAACCCTAAACCTCCGGTACTTTTATCTCTTAAACAGATTGTTAACAACCCTTTGAACATCCCGGATGGATTGAATCCGCTCCTAAGAGATTTGATCGAAGGTCTCCTTTGCAAGAGTGAGTTGTTTTAATCATTATTGGTGTAGTTAACTATAAACCCCTGAATTTATGCTAGTGGATTAATGGTGGAACGTCACCTGGTTGTTGTTGCAGATCCGAGCGAGAGAATGACACTGAAGAATGTGTTGGAGCATCCATGGGTCATGGAAGAAGAAGGGCATGTCCCTGAGTATATTTGTTGCTGCAAAAGACGTAATTCTGCCTTAAAGAttgagcaagaagaagaagaagaagctaatgGGATCTCTAACATCTCAGATGCTAGCTAAAGAATAGATGCAGAGAATGTCAACGTCAGCCCCGTAAAACTTTGCACTTAtttgttttttcctttctttaatatatactatagaTAAGTGTCATGTTCGTCTGATgtgttgttttataattttgaaaatgaattaCTGAGTGATACTGATTTTTAAGGCTCTGAATTTTTGTTTCCATGGACgggtttgatatatatatacaaagattCATTTGCACCACGTAATAAAGAATGCAAGTCTCTTGGTAATCAAAAAGACGCAAAGGTAAGATCAGTTGCTACAGAGATTTATTTATTGGGTGCTACAAAAGTAATAAAGGAGatggtttaaactttaaactctTCCAAGGGAAAACCTTTGGCTCCTTCCTTTTAGAATGATTTGCAGGCTACAAATGTGTCAGTTGTTTGTTCCTATTTTCTTAACTACAAATATATCTCAAACTTTCACCAAATCCTTTCATCAAAAAAAGTATAAATTCttgatttagaaaaaaaaagacataacaaatcttttttttgggGTGGGGGGGGGTCAAAATAGAAATATCTAAAAAGTTTAAGGATTAGAATAAAAAGACATAAACAAACATAAGCTGCTTGCTTTGCTTTAGGTACAGttctgtctctttttttttgttcggctttggtcacacacacacacttgtTTACAACGCAAACCTTCTTCTCCAAAACCAAGTTCTCAGTTTCTCTCTCTGTTACGCACTAATCTTCTATTCATTCTCTCTATACCTTTTTTTTGACTCGATGACGGTCGCCGGCGAAATTTTCAAGGGGTAAATAGTGTCCCCGGAATAAGACGGGAGAACGAGATCTAATTCAACCAATTGGAAGTTTTTATCGGGTAAGCAAAGTAACCTTGTCTTCTCAGTTTTATTGGTTTGACTTTTTCAATCCTCTTTTCGGTGTTGCTTAGATCCTTATTTTCGGATCTGGGCGGGGCGCATTTCCCAAtctcagattttttttattgagtTTTCATCAAGTCTCTGATTCGGATCTGCTTTCTCTTCTTGTTCATTGTTTTTCGTTTGGCTTTTGAGTTTAAGGATCGAACTTGTGCTAAATCCGAATAAAAAGATTCTATTTTTGACATTTCTTTCTACTTTTTGTTTGATTAAAAAGCTTTCCAGATTCtgagtttgtgtgtgttttattgAT includes the following:
- the LOC103845471 gene encoding serine/threonine-protein kinase GRIK2; the encoded protein is MFRDNFLFARTMGCFGCFGTSSTRTRQSPEPYDDDAYSYSCDSDVTSIVRGEDEEDDEEVEQKSRSQRSEEILKYRLDNGLICRQVPVKETNELIRGEDEDGNKMINEYVRVCKIGAGSYGKVVLYRSTVDGKDYAIKAFHKSHLIRLRVAPSETAMSDVLREVMIMKILEHPNIVNLIEVIDDPETDHFYMVLEYIDGKWVYDGSGPPGALGEKTARKYLRDIVAGLMYLHAHNVIHGDIKPDNLLVTSSGTVKIGDFSVSQVFKDDDDQLRRSPGTPVFTAPECCLVSGVTYSGRAADTWAVGVTLYHMILGQYPFLADTLQDTYDKIVNNPLNIPDGLNPLLRDLIEGLLCKNPSERMTLKNVLEHPWVMEEEGHVPEYICCCKRRNSALKIEQEEEEEANGISNISDAS